The Streptomyces sp. JB150 genomic interval CCGCCCTCGCCGAGGCCACCCGCACCGACCTGCCGCCCGGCGCGCGCATGGACGCCTCCCTCCACTTCGCGGCACGCACCGAGGGGCACCGCGTGCGGGAGGAACTCGACGCCGAGCACTTCGGCTTCCGGTTCGCCACCGACGTCCGGGCCGTCCTCCACGAGGACCGCTCGCCCGGCGACCCGCACGACCTCACCGGCCGGATCCGGGCCTCCATGGCCCACCGCTTCCAGCGCTGAGGACGGCCCGCCCAGTGACCTTCGGAACGAGCGACGCCGGTTTCTACGTGTGCGGGGCCATGCTGCTGCTGGTGGGCGCCGTGAAGCTGCCCGCACTCGTGCGAAGACGCCACGACACCCTGCTGCGCGCGGCCTGTCTGCTGCTCTTCTCCGCCGGCTGCCTGATGCTCTTCGCCGCCCCCGCGTCCATCGCCCGGCTCAACCGGCTCACGGACGTCCCCAACCTCGCCGCCCCCGTCGTCTACGCGACGACGACCGTGTTCTCCGGCGCCAGCCTGCTGCTCATCGTCAACTGGCGCCCGGCGTCACCGGAGCGGACCCGGCGCATCTCCCGCCTGTGCGTGATCGCGTACGGCCTCACGGCCCTCGCCGTCGTCGCCCTGTTCGCGGCGGGCAGCGCGCCCGTCGAGCAGCCCGTCTCGTTCGACGCCCACTACGCCACCACGCCGTTCCTCCGCGAGATGATCGTCCTCTACCTCGTCGCGCAGGGCGTGGCCATGACGGCCGCGAGCGTCCTGTGCCGGCGCTGGTCCGCGCAGGTCCGCGGGTCGCTCCGGGCGGGCCTGCGCATCCTCGGCCCGGCCTACGCGATCATCGTCTGCTACGACGTGCTGCGGCTGGTGGCGGTCGCCGCCCGCTGGACGGGCCACGACCTGGACTTCCTGGTGAGCGAGGTCACCCCGCTCCTCGCCCCGCCCGCCTGCGTCCTCGGCGCCCTCGGCTTCGCCGTGCCGCTCGCCGGACCCCGGGTCGCCGAACAGGTCAGGACCGTACGGGAGTTGTGGCAGCTCGCCCCGCTGTGGCGGGCGCTGCGGGACGTGCGCACGCCGGGCGCCGTACGCGCCCCGCTGCCGTGGTGGCGGACTCCGCCGCCGCTGCTGCTGACGGGCCGCAGGACGGCCCTGTACGACGCCATCCTCGCCCTGACGCCGTACTGCGACCCGGCCCTGCGCGAACGCGCCTACCGCAGGGCACTGTCCGACGGCGCCGACCCCTCGCACGCGGCGGCCGTCGCGGACGCGATCGCCCTCCTCGACGCCCACGCCCGACAACACAGGCCACCCGGACCCCCACCAGACGCCCCGGAGGCCTCGGGCGCCCCGAACCCCCCGGTGGCCCCGGTCGCCCCGGTCGCTCCGCCGGCCTCCGGCACCACGGACCCCTCGGCCGCCGCCGACACCCCGCCCACGCCGGACACCCCAGGCACGCCGCGCGCCCCGCGTACCCCGGGCGCAGCCCACACCCCGGCCACCCCGGCCACCCCGGCCGGCCCAGCTACCCCCGCTACCCCGGACGTTCCGCCCGCGCGCGTCCGGCGGGCGCGCGATCTCGTCGCGCTGGCGCGGGCGTTGGCCTCGCCCGTGGTGCGGGAGTTCCGGGGGCGCCGGGGGTTCCGGGGGCGCCGGGAGTCCTTCCGCTTCGCCGACCCGTCCGACGTATCGCAGAAAGCAGCCCGCCATGAGTGATGTCCCGCAGCCCGGCCAGGGCCCCCGTCCCGGTTCCGCCCACGCCGTCGTCGTCGGCGGCAGCATCGCGGGGATGCTGGCCGCCGCCGCGGTGCGGGAGTACGTCGGATCCGTGGAGATCGTGGAGGCGCACGAGCTGCCCGACGGTCCGGAACCCCGTACCGGAGTGCCGCAGGCCGCGCACATCCACTTCCTGCAGACCGGGGGAGTGGCGGCGATCGAGACGCTGCTGCCGGGAAGTGTCGAGCGGCTGCTGGCCGCGGGGGCCCACCGCATCCCCGTGACCGGCGGCATGGTGATCTGCTCGCCGGAGGGCTGGTACCGCCGCTGGCGGCGCAGCACCCACCATCTGATCACCGCCAGCCGGGACCTGACCGACTCGGTGGTGCGAGCCCGGGTCCTGGCGGACCCCCGGGTGCGCGTGCGGACGCGGACGAGGGCCGTCGGCCTGCTCGGCAGCCGCCACCGCGTCACCGGCATACGCGTGCGCGGCGCCGACGGCACGGAGGCGGAGCTGCGGGCCGACCTGGTGATCGACGCCTCCGGCCGCGGCTCGCGCACGCCCCGCTGGCTCGCCGGGCTGGGCGTCACCGGGCTCACCGAGGACCGTGTCGACTCCGGACTCGTCTACGCCAGCCGCGTCTACCGCGCCCCGGTGCCCACCCGCGGCTGGCCGGTGATCGGCATCCAGGCCGACCCGCGGCTGCCCCGGCCGGGCAACGCCGGCGGCCTCCTGCCGATCGAAGGCGACCGCTGGCACGTCAGCCTGATGGGCGCCCCCGGCGGGGAGCCCACCGCGGACCCGGACGCCTTCGAGCCCTTCGCCCGCACCCTGCGCCACCCGCTCATCGCCGACCTCATCGCCCACGCCACACCGCTCACCGGCGTCAGCGTCACGCGCAGCACCGCCAACCGGCGGTACGCCTACGAACGGCTTCCCCGCTGGCCGGAGGGCCTGGTGGTGCTGGGCGACGCCGTCGCGGCCGTCAACCCCCTGTACGGGCAGGGTGTCTCGGCCACCGCCCAGAGCGCCGTCGCCCTGCGCGACCTGGTCGCGGGAGGTCTCGTCCCCGGTCTGGCCCGGCGCGTCCAGCGGGCCGTCGCCCGCAGCGTCGACACCGCGTGGACGCTGTCCGTCGGGCAGGACATTCACTTCCCCACCACCACGGGCCGGCGCCCGAGCCCCGCCGACCGCCTGCTGCACCGCTATGTCGGCCGGCTCTCCCGCACCGCGACCGGCTCGTTCCACGCGGCGACGGCCCTGACCGACGTCCTGGCGCTGCGGGCCACGCCGCTGTCCCTGGTCCGGCCGAGCGTGCTGCTGTCGGCGCTGGCGGGGCCGCTGCGGCCGCAGCTGGACGGCCCGCAGTTCACCGCGGCCGAACGCGCGCTGCTGGCCGCCCTGGAGCGGCCCGCCGCGACGGCCGGGCAGCCGGTGACCGGGGGCGCGGGGTGACGCGCCCGCGCCCGACGCGTGGCGGATAACCCTCCTTGCCGCCCCCTCCCCTCACCACGACGATGTCCATGACAAGACAGTGGGCGGCCGGACGACCTCCGGCCGCCCCCGTCGCACAGAGGGGACCCCCATGAAGAAGCCTCTCCTCGCCACGCTCGCGGCCCTGGTGATCACCGGGGCGGGCGCGGCACCCGCCGTCGCGGCCACGCCGGACACCGGGACGGCGCCCGCGGCCCGGGCGGTGAACCTCGCCGGGACCGTGGCGCTGAGCAACTGCTCCGGCGCGGTCGTCCGCATGCCGGACTCCGCGGCCGACGACCCGGCGCTGGCGCTCACCAACGGCCACTGCCTGGAGTCCGGCTTCCCCGGTCCCGGCGAGGTCGTCGTCGACCGCGCCTCCACCCGCTCCTTCGGCCTGCTGAACGCCGCGGGCACCCGGGTGGCGACCCTGCGCGCGAACAAGATCGCCTACGCGACCATGACCGGCACCGACGCCGCCGTCTACCAGCTCACCCGCACCTACGCCCAGATCAAGAGCTCCTACGGCATCGACGCGCTCACCCTGAACGACACCCGTCCGGCCGCCGGCACCGCCATCAGCGTCGTCTCCGGCTACTGGAAGCGCGTCTACACCTGCTCCATCGACGGCTTCGCCCACCAGCTGCGCGAGGGCGACTGGACCTGGACGGACTCCGTCCGCTACACCCCCGCCTGCGACACCGTCGGCGGCACCTCCGGCTCCCCGGTCGTCGACCACTCCACCGGCCGGGTCGTCGCCGTCAACAACACCGGCAACGAGAGCGGCGGGCGCTGCACCCTCAACAACCCCTGCGAGGTGGACGCGAGCGGCAACGTCACCGTCCGCCAGGGCGTCAACTACGCCCAGCAGACCTACCCGTTCGCCGCCTGCTTCGGCCTCGACAGCAAGCTCGACCTGTACGCGAGCGGCTGCACCCTGCCCAAGCCGTGAGCCCTGAGCCGTAAGCCGTAAGCCCTGAGCCCAAGGCCTCACACGGGCGTCCTGCGCACCGAGCGGCCCGCCAGGACGTCCGTGCGCCGCCCGTCCTCGATCACGAACCGGCCGTCCACCAGAACGTGGGGGATGCCCGTCGGCAGCGTGCGCGGACGCTCGTACGTCGATCCGGCCGCCACCGTGGCCGGGTCGAACAGCACCAGGTCCGCCCGGTACCCCTCGCGCACCACGCCCCGGTCCGGCAGCCGCAGCCGGGCCGCCGGGCGGGAGGTGAGGTGGGCGACGCACTCCTCCAGGGACAGCACGCCCAGCTCGCGGACGTAGTGGCCGAGGTAGTGCGGGAAGGTGCCGTAGGCGCGCGGATGCGGCTTCGCGCCCTGGAGGATGCCGTCGGAGCCGCCGGTGTGGACGCGGTGGCGCATGATCGCCCGGACGTTCTCCTCGTGGCCGACGTGCTGAAGGATCGAGGTGGCCAGGCGGTCCTCCAGCAGCAACCGGCGGGCCGCCCCCCAGCCGTCCAGGCGGCGGCCGATCCAGCCGGCGAGCGCCGGGTCGCCGACCCCGGAGATCTCGATCGTGTGCCACTCCACCGGCACCCCGTGGCAGCCGTCCGACCCGGTGACCTCCAGGTGGTGGCGGATCCGCTCGGCCGTCGCGTCGTCCGCCAGCCGGGCGAGCGCCGCGTCCGGGCCGCCCTCGCCCGCCCAGCTCGGCAGCAGCGCCGCGAGCGTGGTGCTGCCGGGCGTGTAGGGGTAGGTGTCGAGGCTGATGTCCGCGCCCGCCGCCAGCGCCTCGTCCAGCAGCGCCAGCAGCTCGGGCGCGCGGCCCTCATTGACCCCGAAGTTCATGGTGGCGTGCGCCAGGTGCAGCGCGCAGCCCGCCTCCCGGGCGAGCGCCACCATCTCCGCGTACGCCTCCAGCGCGCCCGCCCCGTAGGAGCGGTGGTGCGGGCAGTAGTAGCCGCCGTACGACGCCACCACCCGGCACAGCTCGGTCAGTTCGGCGTCCTTCGCGTACATGCCCGGCGTGTACGTCAGCCCGGACGACATGCCGACCGCACCCTGCTCCAGGCCCTCGGCGACCAGCCGGCGCATCCGGTCCAGCTCGGCCGGGGTCGCCTCGCGGTCCTCCCAGCCGACGGCGAGCGCGCGGACCGTGCCCTGGGGGATCAGGTAGGCCGCGTTGACGGCGATGCCCCCGTCCAGCCGGTCCAGGTACTCGCCGACCGACCGCCAGTCGAAGTCGATGTCGTCGCCGGAGCCGTTCCAGCCGGTGATCGCGCGGCGCACCCCGTCGAGGGTCCGGTCGTCGACCGGCGCGTACGACAGCCCGTCCTGGCCGATCACCTCCAGCGTCACGCCCTGCGCGGCCTTCGCGCTGTGGTCGGGGTCGCGCAGCAGCGCCAGGTCGCTGTGGGCGTGCATGTCGATGAAGCCGGGGGCGAGGACCAGGCCCTCGGCGTCCAGTTCCCGCATCGCCGACGGGCGCTGGCAACCGGCCGCCGCGGCCTCCTTGACGATCGACACGATCCGGCCGCCGTCCACCACCACGTCGGCGCGGTAGGACGGCGCGCCGGTGCCGTCGACGACCTCCGCGTCCCGGATGACGAGATCTTCCACTGCCGGGCCCCCTAGAAGAACGTGCGGACGTAGTCGACGACCGTGCCGTCGGCCTCGGCCACCGGGATCAGCTGCCACTTGTCGAACGACGTGCACGGGTGGGACAGCCCGAGGCCGACCCAGTCGCCGACCTCCAGGTCCGCCTCCGGTGAGGTGCGCAGCCAGGCGTGCTGGTCGGACAGGCCCGTCACCTCGATCCCGGCGGCCGGGCGCTCGGTGCCGCCGCGGCGCACCACGCGGGCGACCGGCAGGTCCAGGTCGTGGGCCGCGTCCCGCTTGCCCGCGTTGACGAAGGCCTGCTCGGCCGTGGGCCGCGACACCACCTGCGCCCACAGCCGGAACGCGGGCTCCAGCGCGCCCTCCCCGGGCATCCGGGTGAACGGGGTCAGCCGGCGGTAGTGGCCGTCGTCATGCGAGACGTACGCCCCGGAGCGCAGCAGCTTCAGCACCGGCGCGGACAGTTCGGGGAGCGCGGCGAAGGCGTCGGCCACCGCGTCGAACCAGGCGCTGCCGCCCGCGCTCACCACGATCTCGTCCAGCCCCGCGAACCGGCCCGCCTTGTCGAACTCCACGGCCAGCGCGACCAGCCGGTCCAGCCACGCCCGCACCCGCTCCGGTGTCGCCCGCGGCACCTCGCCCTCGTACCCGGCGACCCCGGCCAGGCGCAGCGTCCGGGCGGCGGCCACCGCGTCCGCGACCCGGGCGCACTCCGCCTCCGTGCGCACCCCCGTCCGGGCGCCCTCGCCCGCGGCCAGCTCCACGACCACGTCCACCGGGCGGGGCGCGCCGGCCTCCGCCAGCGCCGCGTCCATCAGCTCCACGCCGCGCACCGAGTCGGCGTAGCAGACGAAGCGGAACGCCGGGTCGGCCAGCTCGGCGGCCAGCCAGCGCAGGGCCGCCGCGTCCACCAGCTCGTTCGCCAGGAACACCCGCCGCACGCCGAACGCCCGCGCCACCCGCACCTGGTGCGGCACCGCGAGCGTGATGCCCCAGGCGCCGTGCTCGATCTGGCGGGCGAACAGCTGCGGCGCCATGGAGGTCTTGCCGTGCGGGGCGAAGGCCAGGCCGTGCCGCTGGGTGTACGCGGCCATCAGCCGCAGGTTGTGCTCCAGGTGCTCGGCGGACAGCGCCAGGACGGGGGTGGTGAAGCCGCCGGTGAACAGGTTGCGGCGCTGGGCGGCCAGCTCGCCGACGGTGAGCCCGTCGGCGTCCGGCGGGAGGCCCCGGAAGCGGTGGTCGACGCGTTCGTCCGAGAGCCGGGCGAGGGCTTCGCTGCTCATGAAGAGCCTCCGATCAGGTGCGTTGCGCATTCTGCAACGTCCATTGCGTATGTCGCTTACCGCTGTCTAACATCTCGGCGAACGCGGGGTCAACGGATCCGCCACCGCCCTGAGCGACACCGAGGAGCTACGACGATCGTGACCACCGACGGACTGTGCAACGCCCCCGGCGTCGTGGACGTCGTCGCGCTCGGCGAGTCCATGGTCACCTTCCTGCCCTCCCGCCCCGGCCGTCTCGCCGACGTGCCGTCCTTCGACCGGGCCATCGGCGGCGCCGAGTCCAACGTGGCCTGCATGCTGGCCGCCGCCGGACACTCCGCCCGGTGGGTCAGCCGGGTCGGCGCCGACGGGTTCGGCGACCACCTGGTCGAGACGATCGGCGCGTACGGCGTCGACGTGACCTCCGTACGCCGCGACCCCGCGCGCCCGACCGGCGTGTACTTCCGCACCGCGGGCGACCGCGCCACCGACGCCCACGAGGTGGCCTACTACCGGGCCGGATCGGCGGCGTCCGCGATGTCCGTGACCGGCGTCGACCTGAGCGCCGTACGGGCCGGGCGGATCCTGCACCTGTCCGGCATCACCGCGGCGCTCTCCGACGGCTGCCGCGAGCTGCTGCGCACACTCACCGCGCCCCGCCCCGGCCGACCCCTCGTCTCCTTCGACGTCAACCACCGCCCCGGCCTGTGGCCGCACCCCGGCGGGCCCGCCCTGCTGAAAGACCTCGCCCGCCGCGCCGACCTCGTCTTCGTCGGCGAGGACGAGGCCTGGGGACTGACCGGCCCCGAGGAGATCCGCGCCGCGCTGCCCGAACCCGAGGTGCTCGTCGTCAAGCAGGGCCCGGCGGGCGCCACCGCGTTCCACGGACCCCACGCCACCTTCGTCCCCGCCCTCACCGTGGACGTCGTCGCCGCCGTGGGCGCCGGAGACGCCTTCGCCGCCGGGTTCCTCTCCGCCACCCTGCGCGGACTGCCCCCGCGGGACCGCCTGCGCCACGGCCACCTGTGGGCCGCCGCCGCCCTCACCGCCCCCGGCGACCTCGCCGCACCCCCCGCCCGCGACCACGCCGACCGGCTCGCCGCCCTCGACGACACCGCGTGGGGGAGACTTCGACTCGGCCCCGGCTGGACAGCCGGCACCCAGGGGGCCGAGGAGGAGGTACGTACGCCATGAGCCAGACCGTCGACCGCGCGCTGAGCATCCTGCCGCTGCTCGCCGAGGGACCCGCCGACCTCGGACAGGTCGCCGACCGCCTCGGCGTGCACAAGTCCACCGCCCTCAGGCTGCTGCGCACCCTGAACGAGCACGGCTTCGTCTACCGCCAGTCCGACCAGCGCTACCGGCTCGGCGCCCGGCTGTTCGCCCTCGCCCAGGAGGCGATGGAGAACCTGGACATCCGCGAGATCGCCCACCCGCACCTCGTCCGCCTCAACGAACAGTGCGGGCACACCGTGCACCTCGCGGTGTACGAGGACGACGAGGTCCTCTACATCGACAAGGTGGAGAGCCGCTACCCGGTCCGCATGTACTCGCGGATCGGCAAACCGGTCGCCATCACCGTCGCCGCCGTCGCCAAGCTGCTCCTCGCCGACCTGCCCGAACCCGAGCGGCGCGCGGTCGCGGAGAAGCTCGACTACCCCCTGTACACGGCCCGTTCGACGCCGAACGCCGAGGCCTTCCTCGCGGAGCTGGCCAAGGTGCGCGAACAGGGCTGGGCCACCGACCTCGGCGGCCACGAGGAGTCCATCAACTGCGTCGCCGCGCCCGTCCGCGGCGCCGACGGCCGGGTCGTCGCCGCCATGTCGGTCTCCGCGCCGAACGTCGTCGTCACCGCCGACGAACTCCTCACCCTGCTCCCGCTGGTGCGCCGTACGGCGGAGGACATCAGCGGCGAGTACTCCGGAAGAACGCCAGTAAGGGACCCCGCATGACGGACAAGACCGCACTCACCCCCAAGACCCACACCACCCCGCCCGCGAGGTTCTCGCACGGCGTCAGGAAGGGCAACATCCTCCAGGTCGCCGGCCAGGTCGGCTTCCTCCCCGCCGAGGAGGGCAAGCCCCCGACGCCCGCCGGCCCCACCCTGCGCGAGCAGACCCTCCAGACCCTCGCCAACGTCAAGTCCGTCCTTGAGGAGGGCGGCGCGAGCTGGGACGACGTGTTGATGATCCGCGTCTACCTCACGGACGTGGACCACTTCGCCGAGATGAACGAGATCTACAACGCCTACTTCGAGGATCAGGGCCTCACCCAGCCCCCGGCCGCCCGCACGACGGTCTACGTCGGCCTGCCCGCCGGCCTGCTCATCGAGATCGACGCGCTCGCCGTCCTCGGCTGACCCCTCCTCACCACCCGCACGCCGCACACGGCATGGTGTCCGCGCGTCCGCGGACGCCATGCCGCGATCCCCCCTGCCCGAAAGCAGTATGTACTTATCCAGAGGACCCCCTGATGTCCCCTTCGTCCCCGCCCCACACCGGCGGCCTCCTGCTGCTCATCGACGGCACCGCCGGGCTGCTCACCGTCGCCGCCCTCGGCATCGCCCTGCTGCTGTTCCTCATCATCAAGGCGCGCCTGCAGCCGTTCGTTGCCCTGCTCGCCGTCTCCATAGCCGTCGGCCTGCTGGCCGGCCTGTCCGTCACCGAACTCTTCGGCACCGTCCAGCGCTCCGACGCCGTCTCCACCATCGAGTCCGGCATGGGCGGCATCCTCGGCCACGTCGCCATCATCATCGGCCTGGGCACCATGCTCGGCGCGATCCTCGAAGTCAGCGGCGGCGCCGAGGTGCTGGCCTCCCGGCTGCTGCACCTCTTCGGCGAGAAGCGCGCCCCGCTCGCCATGGGCCTGACCGGTCTCGTCTTCGGCATCCCGGTCTTCTTCGACGTCGGCATCTTCGTGCTCGCGCCGCTCGTCTACGCCGCCGCCAAGCGAAGCGGCAAGTCGATCCTGCTCTACTGCCTCCCGCTGCTCGCCGGCCTGTCCATGACCCACGCCTTCCTGCCCCCGCACCCCGGCCCCGTCGCCGCCGCCGGGCTGCTCCACGTGGACCTCGGCTGGGTCATCCTCATGGGCGTCGTCTGCGGCATCCCCGCCGTCCTGGCCGCCTGGGCGTTCTCCGCGTGGATCGGCCGCCGCATCTTCGTGCCCGTCCCGCAGGACATGGTGGAGGCCGCGGAGGAGGCCAGGCGCGCGGTGCTCGCCGAGCGGGCCGCACCCCGCGAACAGCCGGTCGCCCTCGGTACGGTCCTCGCCATCATCGGCACGCCGCTGATCCTGATTCTCGCCGCCACCTTCTCCTCGATCGCGCTCAGTCCCTCCACGCTCCGCTCGGTGATCGAGTTCTTCGGCCACCCCTTCGTGGCCCTCACCCTCGCCCTGCTCCTCGCGTACTACGTCCTCGGCATCCGCCGCGGCTGGTCCCGCAAGTCGCTGGAGACCGTGTCCACGTCCTCGCTGAAGCCGGTCGGCAACATCCTGCTCGTGGTCGGCGCGGGCGGCGTCTTCGGCGCCGTCCTCAAGGCGAGCGGGGTCGCCCAGGCCCTCTCGGACACCTTCGACGACGTCGGCCTGCCGGTGATCGCGCTGTCGTACCTGCTCTCCCTGGTGCTGCGCGTCGCCCAGGGCTCGGCCACCGTCGCCATCGTCACCACGGCCGGCATCGTCGCCCCGCTGCTCGCCGGCGGCGACCACTCCCAGGCCTTCGTCGCCCTGGTCATCATGGCCATCTCCACCGGGTCCATCTTCGCCTCGCACGTCAACGACGGCGGCTTCTGGATCGTCGCCAAGTACTTCGGGATCAGCGAGCGGGACACCCTGAGGACGTGGACCGTGCTGGAGTCGGTGCTGTCGCTGGCCGGGTTCGCGGTGGCGGCGGTGCTCAGCCTCTTCGTGTAGGAAGACGGCCCCGCCGAACAGCCTGGCTGTCGCCCGCACAGCTCCGTCGTCCATACTTCCGCCGTGGAGCAGCGCATAGGACCCAGCATTCAGCCCCTGCAAGGCGCCGCGGCGGACCCGGCGTTCGTCCCCGGCATCACGGGCCCGCGCCCCGACGAGCCGGCACAGACGGCGACCGTCGCAGCGGAGGAGACGGCCGAGGCCGCGGCGGGGGAGGACACCGCCGAGAAGGCCGCCGTCGAAGCCGCCCCGGAAGCCGCCGAGGAGGTGACTGCCGAGGAGGTGACCGAGGAGGAACCCCCCGCCGACGGCCCCGTGTTCGAGGCCGCCGACCGGCGCGCCCGGATCGTCGCCGACGCCAGGGGCATCCGCCTCAGCCTCGACGAGGAGAGCTGCGACTTCCGCTGGGACGAGATCGGCGCGGTGGAGACCGAGACGGCCCGCTTCGGCAAGCGGTTCACCGTCACGGTGCACACCCCTGACCGGCGCTGGTACCCGATCGAGATCGAGGCGCCGGACAGGGCGCGCTTCGCGCAGTGGGAGTCACAGCTCGACGCGGTGCTGGACGCCTACTTCGAGGACGAGGCGCAGGAGAAGACGGACGAGGACGCCTAGCAGTACTGGGCTTCCTTGCCGATCGACCGGTACATGCAGTCCGCGTTCTCCAGCAGTTGCAGCACCGCGTCCCGGTTCCGTGAGGTCTCCCGCTCGATCACCTCGTCGGGCGGGTAGAACCCGCCTCCGGAGCTGGACCGCGGATACATCTCGAAGGTGTATCCGAAGATCTTGTGCGTGCCCCAGAGGTAGTCGTCGATCGACCCGTCGGTGATGTACAGGTCGCTGGACTGTTCCGGGGTGTAGCCGTTGCTGGCGGCCATCTTCTGCCCGACCGTGGCGAACGCGTTGCGGTCGTCGGCGGTCATGCCGGTGGTGGTGTCCGCGGTGGTGTAGCCGAACGGCCAGAGCACCAGCTCGCTGTAGGTGTGGAAGTCGATGCCCGCGGTGATCTGCTGCTTGCCGCCGACGACCCGGCTGCGCACGAAGTCCGCGACGACCTTGACCTCCTTGGCCGACTCGGGGGCCGAGCCGCGGTAGGTCTCGGAGGACGGCGAGCCGGAGGAGCCGCCGCAGCAGCCCCAGCGGTAGTTCCAGTTGCGGTTGAGGTCCGTACCGACGTACGACGAACCGGAGTTGGGCTGGCGGTTCTTGCGCCACGAGCGGTAGGAGCCGGAGGCGATGTCGTACTCGCCGCCGTCCGGGTTGAGGTCCGGGATGATCCAGATCTCGCGGCTGTTGACCAGGCCGGTGACGCGGGAGTCGGTGCCGTAGTCGCCGGTCAGCTCGCGCAGCAGGTAGAGCGCCATCTCGACGGTCAGGTGCTCGCGGGCGTGCTGGTGGTGGGTGAACAGCACCTCCGGCTCGGACTCGTCCGCGGAGACGTTGTCGCTGATCTTGATGGCGACGATGTTGCGCCCCTGGTACGAGGTGCCGATCGTGCGCTGGCTCGCGATGGACGGGTTCGCCGCGACGATCGAGTTGATCTCGGCCGTCATCTCCGCGTAGTTGTGGTAGCGCGAGTCGGCCGACGGGAAGTCGTAGAGCCGGATGTCGCCGGCCTTCGCCGAACGGTCCGGTACGGCGCCCAGCGCGGTGACGTCGTAGCCGAGCCGGCGCAGCTCGCGGATCTGGTCCGCGCGGCCGGAGACGACCACGCCGTGCCCGTGGACCTCGTCCACGGAGACGCCGGCCCGCTGCAACGCGGTGCGGTCCTCGGCCGTCGAGTGCAGATGGATCTCGTACTGGCGGATGTCGTCCGCCGAGGCGGCCGGTTTGGCCGCGCTGTCGGCGCTGGCGTCGCCCGCCGTCGCCGAGAGCGGAGCCGCGAGGGCGAGGGCGAGCAGACCGGCGAGCGCGGCGGCGCGTCTGCCGCCGCGGGCGCCCTGGCCGCGGATGCGGAGTCGCATGAAGTCTCCTTGTTTCTCCAGGGATTCCGGGGTCTCCGGAAGTGGGGAGTGGAGCTGGGGGTGGTTCTTCCGTGCGACGTACGACCTACTGGTGTGGGTGTGGCGCTCATGGTTCGCCCCATGGCATGAGCAGGTCAATAGCCGGTCCCGGGTGGATGTCCTGAACCAGGCGGAAAACGGCCGTGCAGTGTACGCGCGACGGCCCCCGCCGACGCCCGCCCCGGCAAAGTGCACCCGCGGGTGTGACCGATGCGTGCATATATGTGCCGACCGGGGAAGAGTGAAGGTCCGTGCACCGGGAGACACGGGACACCCGGCTCCCCGCTCACACCGCAGAGGACTGGCTGATCATGGGCGGATCAGCGCCGGGACGGGACGGCCGGCCGCCCGTCGAGACGACCAGCTTCGTCGACCGGCGCGACGAACAGGCCGAGGGCCGCGACCTGCTCGCCCGCGCCCGGCTCGTCACCCTGACCGGACCCGGCGGCGTCGGCAAGACCCGCCTCGCCGCCCGGATCGCGGCCCGCGTCGCCCGCGCCTTCCCCGACGGCGTGCGCTTCGTCCACCTCTCCGGCCTGCACGACCCCGCCCTCGTCCCGCTCGCCGCCGCCGACGCCCTCGGCCTGCACGACCACTCCGCCCAGCCCCCGCTCGACGCCCTGGTCGAACAGGTCCGCGACCGGCGGCTGCTGCTCGTCGTCGACAACTGCGAACACCTGCTCGCCGCCTGCGCCGAACTCGCCGCCGCCCTGCTGCGCCGCACCACCGGCGTCCGGATCCTCGCCACCAGCCGGCATCGCCTCGGCCTCACCGAGGAACACCTCATGGACGTACGGCCACTGCCCGTCCCCGACCCCGACGGCGACCTCTCCG includes:
- a CDS encoding serine protease: MKKPLLATLAALVITGAGAAPAVAATPDTGTAPAARAVNLAGTVALSNCSGAVVRMPDSAADDPALALTNGHCLESGFPGPGEVVVDRASTRSFGLLNAAGTRVATLRANKIAYATMTGTDAAVYQLTRTYAQIKSSYGIDALTLNDTRPAAGTAISVVSGYWKRVYTCSIDGFAHQLREGDWTWTDSVRYTPACDTVGGTSGSPVVDHSTGRVVAVNNTGNESGGRCTLNNPCEVDASGNVTVRQGVNYAQQTYPFAACFGLDSKLDLYASGCTLPKP
- a CDS encoding alanine racemase encodes the protein MSSEALARLSDERVDHRFRGLPPDADGLTVGELAAQRRNLFTGGFTTPVLALSAEHLEHNLRLMAAYTQRHGLAFAPHGKTSMAPQLFARQIEHGAWGITLAVPHQVRVARAFGVRRVFLANELVDAAALRWLAAELADPAFRFVCYADSVRGVELMDAALAEAGAPRPVDVVVELAAGEGARTGVRTEAECARVADAVAAARTLRLAGVAGYEGEVPRATPERVRAWLDRLVALAVEFDKAGRFAGLDEIVVSAGGSAWFDAVADAFAALPELSAPVLKLLRSGAYVSHDDGHYRRLTPFTRMPGEGALEPAFRLWAQVVSRPTAEQAFVNAGKRDAAHDLDLPVARVVRRGGTERPAAGIEVTGLSDQHAWLRTSPEADLEVGDWVGLGLSHPCTSFDKWQLIPVAEADGTVVDYVRTFF
- a CDS encoding D-aminoacylase, giving the protein MEDLVIRDAEVVDGTGAPSYRADVVVDGGRIVSIVKEAAAAGCQRPSAMRELDAEGLVLAPGFIDMHAHSDLALLRDPDHSAKAAQGVTLEVIGQDGLSYAPVDDRTLDGVRRAITGWNGSGDDIDFDWRSVGEYLDRLDGGIAVNAAYLIPQGTVRALAVGWEDREATPAELDRMRRLVAEGLEQGAVGMSSGLTYTPGMYAKDAELTELCRVVASYGGYYCPHHRSYGAGALEAYAEMVALAREAGCALHLAHATMNFGVNEGRAPELLALLDEALAAGADISLDTYPYTPGSTTLAALLPSWAGEGGPDAALARLADDATAERIRHHLEVTGSDGCHGVPVEWHTIEISGVGDPALAGWIGRRLDGWGAARRLLLEDRLATSILQHVGHEENVRAIMRHRVHTGGSDGILQGAKPHPRAYGTFPHYLGHYVRELGVLSLEECVAHLTSRPAARLRLPDRGVVREGYRADLVLFDPATVAAGSTYERPRTLPTGIPHVLVDGRFVIEDGRRTDVLAGRSVRRTPV
- a CDS encoding MAB_1171c family putative transporter, yielding MTFGTSDAGFYVCGAMLLLVGAVKLPALVRRRHDTLLRAACLLLFSAGCLMLFAAPASIARLNRLTDVPNLAAPVVYATTTVFSGASLLLIVNWRPASPERTRRISRLCVIAYGLTALAVVALFAAGSAPVEQPVSFDAHYATTPFLREMIVLYLVAQGVAMTAASVLCRRWSAQVRGSLRAGLRILGPAYAIIVCYDVLRLVAVAARWTGHDLDFLVSEVTPLLAPPACVLGALGFAVPLAGPRVAEQVRTVRELWQLAPLWRALRDVRTPGAVRAPLPWWRTPPPLLLTGRRTALYDAILALTPYCDPALRERAYRRALSDGADPSHAAAVADAIALLDAHARQHRPPGPPPDAPEASGAPNPPVAPVAPVAPPASGTTDPSAAADTPPTPDTPGTPRAPRTPGAAHTPATPATPAGPATPATPDVPPARVRRARDLVALARALASPVVREFRGRRGFRGRRESFRFADPSDVSQKAARHE
- a CDS encoding FAD-dependent monooxygenase: MLAAAAVREYVGSVEIVEAHELPDGPEPRTGVPQAAHIHFLQTGGVAAIETLLPGSVERLLAAGAHRIPVTGGMVICSPEGWYRRWRRSTHHLITASRDLTDSVVRARVLADPRVRVRTRTRAVGLLGSRHRVTGIRVRGADGTEAELRADLVIDASGRGSRTPRWLAGLGVTGLTEDRVDSGLVYASRVYRAPVPTRGWPVIGIQADPRLPRPGNAGGLLPIEGDRWHVSLMGAPGGEPTADPDAFEPFARTLRHPLIADLIAHATPLTGVSVTRSTANRRYAYERLPRWPEGLVVLGDAVAAVNPLYGQGVSATAQSAVALRDLVAGGLVPGLARRVQRAVARSVDTAWTLSVGQDIHFPTTTGRRPSPADRLLHRYVGRLSRTATGSFHAATALTDVLALRATPLSLVRPSVLLSALAGPLRPQLDGPQFTAAERALLAALERPAATAGQPVTGGAG